A single region of the Streptomyces vilmorinianum genome encodes:
- a CDS encoding ECF transporter S component yields the protein MTSRPVRLGPRSVAALVLISVMGVMAFGWPLLADSSAAVTSHAADAPWLFAALLPLLVAVVVATISDSGMDAKAVAMLGVLAAVGAALRPLGAGTAGLEPMFFLMVLSGRVLGPGFGFVLGSVTMFASALLTGGVGPWMPFQMLSMGWFTMGAGLLPGPERLRGRAELLMLAAYGFVAAFAYGTIMNLYGWAIVPGLASGVSFVAGDPVHENLARFVAYVLATSLGWDLGRAALTVVLTLTVGGTLLKALRRATRRANFEAQVTFEAPEEAPHGEAPHRT from the coding sequence GTGACGTCCCGCCCCGTCCGGCTCGGGCCGCGCTCGGTCGCCGCGCTCGTCCTGATCTCGGTGATGGGTGTCATGGCGTTCGGCTGGCCGCTGCTCGCGGACTCCTCGGCGGCCGTCACCTCGCACGCCGCCGACGCCCCCTGGCTCTTCGCCGCCCTCCTCCCTCTGCTGGTCGCCGTCGTCGTCGCGACCATCTCGGACAGCGGCATGGACGCGAAGGCGGTGGCGATGCTGGGAGTCCTGGCCGCCGTGGGAGCGGCGCTGCGGCCGCTGGGCGCCGGGACGGCCGGTCTGGAGCCGATGTTCTTCCTGATGGTGCTGAGCGGCCGGGTCCTCGGCCCGGGGTTCGGGTTCGTCCTCGGGTCGGTGACGATGTTCGCGTCCGCCCTGCTCACGGGTGGGGTGGGCCCGTGGATGCCGTTCCAGATGCTGTCGATGGGCTGGTTCACGATGGGCGCGGGTCTGCTCCCTGGCCCGGAGCGGCTGCGGGGCCGGGCGGAGCTGCTGATGCTCGCCGCGTACGGCTTCGTGGCGGCGTTCGCGTACGGCACGATCATGAACCTGTACGGCTGGGCGATCGTCCCCGGTCTGGCCTCGGGCGTCTCCTTCGTGGCGGGCGATCCGGTGCACGAGAACCTGGCCCGGTTCGTCGCGTACGTCCTCGCCACCTCCCTCGGCTGGGACCTCGGCCGCGCCGCGCTCACCGTCGTTCTCACCCTCACCGTCGGCGGGACGCTCCTCAAGGCGCTCCGGCGGGCCACGCGGCGTGCGAACTTCGAGGCCCAGGTCACATTCGAGGCCCCGGAAGAGGCCCCCCACGGTGAGGCGCCCCACAGGACCTAA
- a CDS encoding ATP-binding cassette domain-containing protein — protein sequence MIRFENVSVSYGEAGEPTLRDVNLTVPEGELVLLVGPSGVGKSTLLGAVSGLVPHFTGGTLTGRVTVAGRDTRTHKPRELADVVGTVGQDPLAHFVTDTVEDELAYGMESLGLAPEVMRRRVEETLDLLGLAELRDRPIATLSGGQQQRVAIGSVLTPHPKVLVLDEPTSALDPAAAEDVLAVLQRLVHDLGTTVLMAEHRLERVVQYADQVILLPDGAMGPPAEIMSVSPVHPPVVALGRVAGWSPLPMTVRDARRRSGDLRVRLEARLREGGPAGLLPHPAPSRNRGLRPQTPAPQSPAGLNVREATAQRGPREPATPDSQPQRDVAPGAPAEPDTQPARREATAQPGPESPTGPDADPARREATAQPGPETPTDPDAHPARREATAQPGPETPTDPDAHPARREATAQPGREALARPNAQPPRREAAAQRGPGAAAPGHQPSTSPRQPAAEPPMDAAGKGRGGGISRFWRRPRPDGPAPTDALVDVRALGVRRGRVEALRRVDLTVRAGETVALMGRNGAGKSTLLSALVGMVEPTSGSVLVRGRVPHRTDPRELIRHVGLVPQEPRDLLYADTVTAECAAADADASAVPGTCRALVSELLPGVADDTHPRDLSEGQRLALALAVVLTGRPPLLLLDEPTRGLDYAAKARLVAHLRELAAAGHAIVLATHDVELAAELAHRVVILAGGEVVADGPTAEVVVSSPAFSPQVAKILAPQPWLTVEQVAAALREAP from the coding sequence GTGATCCGGTTCGAGAACGTCTCCGTGAGCTACGGGGAGGCCGGCGAACCCACCCTGCGGGACGTGAACCTGACCGTCCCGGAGGGCGAACTCGTCCTCCTCGTCGGCCCGTCGGGCGTCGGCAAGTCGACGCTGCTCGGCGCGGTGTCCGGGCTCGTCCCGCACTTCACGGGCGGGACGCTGACGGGCCGGGTCACGGTCGCGGGCCGCGACACGCGGACGCACAAGCCGCGCGAACTGGCGGACGTGGTCGGCACGGTCGGCCAGGATCCGCTCGCGCACTTCGTCACGGACACGGTCGAGGACGAGCTGGCGTACGGGATGGAGTCCCTGGGCCTGGCGCCGGAGGTGATGCGGCGCCGGGTGGAGGAGACCCTGGACCTGCTGGGCCTGGCGGAGCTCCGCGACCGGCCGATCGCGACGCTCTCCGGGGGCCAGCAGCAGCGGGTGGCGATCGGCTCGGTGCTGACCCCGCACCCCAAGGTCCTGGTCCTCGACGAGCCGACGTCCGCGCTCGACCCGGCGGCGGCGGAGGACGTCCTGGCAGTCCTGCAGCGCCTGGTCCACGACCTCGGAACGACGGTCCTGATGGCCGAGCACCGTCTGGAGCGCGTGGTCCAGTACGCGGACCAGGTGATCCTGCTGCCGGACGGGGCCATGGGGCCGCCCGCTGAGATCATGTCCGTCTCCCCGGTCCACCCACCGGTGGTGGCCCTGGGCCGCGTGGCGGGCTGGTCCCCCCTGCCCATGACGGTCCGCGACGCCCGACGCCGGTCGGGCGACCTGCGGGTCCGCCTGGAGGCCCGGCTGCGGGAGGGTGGCCCTGCGGGGCTCCTCCCCCACCCCGCCCCTTCCCGTAACCGGGGGCTCCGCCCCCAGACCCCCGCGCCTCAATCGCCGGCGGGGCTGAATGTGCGCGAAGCTACCGCCCAGCGGGGCCCGAGGGAGCCCGCGACGCCGGACAGCCAACCCCAGCGGGACGTAGCACCGGGGGCACCCGCAGAGCCGGACACCCAACCCGCGCGGCGCGAAGCCACCGCCCAGCCGGGCCCGGAATCACCCACCGGCCCGGATGCCGACCCCGCGCGGCGCGAAGCCACCGCCCAGCCGGGCCCGGAAACACCCACCGACCCGGATGCCCACCCCGCGCGGCGCGAAGCCACCGCCCAGCCGGGCCCGGAAACACCCACCGACCCGGATGCCCACCCCGCGCGGCGCGAAGCCACCGCCCAGCCGGGCCGGGAGGCACTCGCGAGGCCGAACGCCCAACCCCCCCGGCGCGAAGCTGCCGCTCAGCGGGGGCCGGGGGCGGCAGCCCCCGGACATCAACCGTCCACCAGCCCCCGGCAGCCCGCGGCGGAGCCGCCGATGGATGCTGCGGGGAAGGGGCGGGGTGGGGGAATTTCCCGGTTCTGGCGGCGGCCCCGCCCAGACGGGCCCGCCCCCACCGACGCGCTCGTCGACGTCCGTGCCCTCGGCGTCCGGCGTGGACGTGTCGAGGCGCTGCGGCGCGTCGACCTGACCGTCCGGGCCGGCGAGACCGTCGCCCTCATGGGCCGCAACGGCGCCGGGAAGTCGACGTTGCTCAGCGCGCTCGTCGGGATGGTCGAGCCCACCTCCGGCAGCGTTCTCGTCCGCGGCCGCGTCCCCCACCGCACCGACCCCCGCGAGCTGATCCGCCACGTGGGTCTCGTACCGCAGGAGCCCCGCGACCTCCTCTACGCGGACACGGTCACGGCCGAGTGCGCCGCCGCCGACGCGGACGCGTCCGCCGTGCCCGGGACCTGCCGGGCCCTGGTGTCCGAGCTGCTGCCGGGCGTGGCGGACGACACCCACCCCCGCGACCTGTCCGAAGGGCAGCGCCTCGCGCTCGCGCTCGCCGTCGTCCTCACCGGACGCCCCCCGCTCCTGCTCCTCGACGAGCCCACCCGCGGTCTCGACTACGCGGCCAAGGCCCGTCTCGTCGCGCATCTGCGCGAGCTCGCCGCCGCCGGCCATGCCATCGTGCTCGCCACGCACGACGTGGAGCTCGCCGCCGAGCTGGCGCACCGGGTCGTGATCCTCGCGGGCGGCGAGGTCGTCGCGGACGGACCGACCGCCGAGGTCGTCGTCTCCTCCCCCGCCTTCTCCCCCCAGGTCGCCAAGATCCTCGCCCCGCAGCCGTGGCTCACCGTCGAGCAGGTCGCCGCGGCGCTCCGGGAGGCGCCGTGA
- a CDS encoding energy-coupling factor transporter transmembrane component T gives MIRAPEANRSNALHAGAWWLWALGLAVAASRTTNPLLLGLIVGVAGYVVAARRTDAPWARSYGAFVKLGLFVVALRVVFSVVLGSSIPGTHELFTLPEAPLPEWAQGVRIGGRVTAEQVVFALYDGAKLATLLICVGAANALANPARLLKSLPGALYEAGVAVVVAMTFAPNMVADVVRLRTARRLRGRPTGGVRAVLQIGLPVLEGALERSIAVAASMDARGYGRTAQVPAAVRRTTNVLTLGGLLGVCAGSYGLLAAQGAGYGLPLVVAGLVAAMAGLRLGGRRAVRSRYRPDRWGVRAWLVAGSGVVVAALMIWANSYAYEALHPGVVPLEAPELPVWPAVSLLVGLVPAFVAPVPKESA, from the coding sequence ATGATCCGTGCCCCCGAGGCGAACCGCTCCAACGCGCTGCACGCGGGCGCCTGGTGGCTCTGGGCGCTGGGGCTGGCCGTGGCCGCCTCCCGTACCACCAACCCGCTGCTGCTCGGCCTGATCGTCGGCGTCGCCGGCTATGTCGTCGCCGCCCGCCGCACGGACGCCCCCTGGGCGCGTTCGTACGGGGCGTTCGTGAAGCTGGGCCTGTTCGTGGTGGCCCTGCGGGTGGTCTTCTCGGTGGTCCTCGGCTCGTCGATCCCGGGAACGCACGAGCTGTTCACCCTGCCCGAGGCACCGCTGCCCGAGTGGGCGCAGGGCGTGCGGATCGGCGGCCGGGTCACGGCGGAACAGGTGGTCTTCGCGCTGTACGACGGGGCCAAGCTGGCGACCCTGCTGATCTGCGTGGGCGCGGCGAACGCGCTCGCCAACCCGGCGCGGTTGCTCAAGTCGCTGCCGGGCGCGCTGTACGAGGCCGGGGTGGCCGTCGTCGTGGCGATGACCTTCGCGCCGAACATGGTGGCCGACGTGGTGCGGCTGCGCACGGCCCGGCGGCTGCGGGGGCGGCCGACGGGCGGGGTGCGGGCGGTGCTGCAGATCGGCCTTCCGGTCCTGGAGGGCGCGCTGGAGCGCTCGATCGCGGTGGCGGCGTCGATGGACGCGCGCGGATACGGGCGTACGGCCCAGGTGCCGGCGGCCGTGCGGCGGACGACGAACGTGCTGACGCTGGGCGGGCTGCTCGGGGTGTGCGCGGGCTCGTACGGTCTGCTGGCGGCGCAGGGCGCGGGGTACGGGCTGCCGCTGGTGGTCGCCGGTCTGGTCGCGGCGATGGCCGGGCTGCGGCTCGGCGGGCGCCGTGCGGTACGGAGCCGGTACCGGCCGGACCGGTGGGGGGTGCGGGCGTGGCTGGTGGCCGGCTCTGGGGTGGTGGTGGCGGCGCTGATGATCTGGGCGAACAGCTACGCGTACGAGGCGCTGCATCCCGGGGTCGTTCCGCTGGAGGCGCCGGAACTTCCGGTGTGGCCCGCCGTGTCGTTGCTGGTGGGCCTGGTGCCCGCGTTCGTCGCCCCTGTGCCGAAGGAGTCCGCGTGA
- a CDS encoding SCO2322 family protein: protein MRARVVGAAAGVVLTLAAASPAQAGGYRYWSFWESDGGGNWAYATQGPATARPADGDAIGFRFAVSEDTSDASRPGAAPDFTALCSGTERKAGTKRVAVVVDFGSAADAPQGETPPDPARKTGCAQVREDATAAEALAAVAKPLRYDSAALLCGIAGYPAKGCGEQVAETDSGANPTAAATVTATATKVADVDGDGGPSAGIVVGGAAVLALGGAAIWKARRRA from the coding sequence GTGAGGGCCAGAGTCGTCGGCGCGGCGGCGGGCGTGGTCCTCACGCTGGCCGCCGCGTCTCCCGCGCAGGCCGGCGGATACCGGTACTGGTCGTTCTGGGAGAGCGACGGCGGCGGGAACTGGGCGTACGCGACGCAGGGCCCGGCGACCGCCCGGCCCGCGGACGGGGACGCGATCGGCTTCCGCTTCGCGGTCAGCGAGGACACGAGCGACGCCTCGCGGCCCGGCGCCGCCCCCGACTTCACGGCGCTCTGCTCCGGTACGGAGCGGAAGGCGGGCACCAAGCGGGTCGCGGTCGTCGTCGACTTCGGCTCGGCGGCGGACGCCCCGCAGGGCGAGACCCCGCCCGACCCGGCACGGAAGACCGGCTGCGCGCAGGTCCGCGAGGACGCGACGGCGGCGGAGGCGCTGGCCGCGGTGGCGAAACCGCTGCGGTACGACAGCGCGGCGCTGCTGTGCGGGATCGCGGGGTACCCGGCGAAGGGCTGCGGCGAGCAGGTGGCGGAGACCGACTCCGGCGCGAATCCCACGGCCGCGGCCACGGTCACGGCCACGGCCACCAAGGTGGCGGACGTCGACGGCGACGGGGGTCCCTCCGCCGGGATCGTCGTGGGCGGGGCGGCCGTACTCGCGCTGGGCGGCGCCGCGATCTGGAAGGCGCGCCGCCGCGCATGA
- a CDS encoding terpene cyclase/mutase family protein translates to MITVRRGAAAFAAAAVLCTGLAPAATAAPSPSATPAPVIPSGLYGTKDPTYDGVWRQSVALIAQTTSGVQPAEQAVTWLREQQCDSGAFASYRPDPTKPCDPATMLDTNATAVAVQALTGARPRSADPEAQARAATAGAGWLKGVQNKDGGWGYNPGSPSDANSTSIVISALTALGEKPGEVKSAEGRTPYDALLGLALPCSAKDGAGAFAYQPDKNGTLLANADATAAATLAGLGKGITARGVKPEQTPTCTDLPKPTANRVALNGASYLAAALAKTGHLNTPPMPGAADPTELPDYGNTADAVVALAATGATKEAAGALTWLQQNSAAWAKEGGPAAWAQLIFAANAMGVDPRAFGSVDLLKELGATGPAPQSSPSATASASEKKDEGSGSFDLWWIIGIGMVVGVGIGFLLSGRKK, encoded by the coding sequence ATGATCACCGTCCGCCGCGGCGCCGCCGCGTTCGCCGCCGCCGCCGTGCTCTGCACCGGCCTGGCCCCCGCCGCGACCGCCGCGCCCTCCCCGTCCGCCACCCCCGCGCCCGTGATCCCCTCCGGTCTCTACGGCACGAAGGACCCGACGTACGACGGCGTGTGGCGCCAGTCGGTCGCCCTCATCGCGCAGACGACCAGCGGAGTGCAGCCCGCCGAGCAGGCCGTGACCTGGCTGCGGGAGCAGCAGTGCGACAGCGGCGCCTTCGCCTCGTACCGGCCCGACCCCACCAAGCCCTGCGACCCGGCCACGATGCTGGACACCAACGCCACGGCCGTCGCCGTCCAGGCCCTCACCGGGGCCAGGCCGCGCAGTGCCGACCCCGAGGCGCAGGCCCGGGCCGCCACGGCCGGCGCGGGCTGGCTCAAGGGCGTGCAGAACAAGGACGGCGGCTGGGGCTACAACCCCGGCAGCCCCAGCGACGCCAACTCCACCTCGATCGTGATCAGCGCGCTCACCGCGCTCGGCGAGAAGCCGGGCGAGGTGAAGTCCGCCGAGGGCAGGACCCCGTACGACGCGCTGCTCGGCCTCGCCCTGCCCTGCTCCGCCAAGGACGGGGCGGGCGCGTTCGCGTACCAGCCCGACAAGAACGGCACGCTGCTCGCGAACGCCGACGCCACCGCGGCCGCCACGCTCGCCGGGCTCGGCAAGGGCATCACCGCGCGCGGGGTGAAGCCCGAGCAGACCCCCACCTGCACGGACCTGCCCAAGCCCACAGCGAACCGGGTCGCGCTCAACGGGGCCTCCTACCTGGCCGCCGCGCTGGCGAAGACCGGCCACCTGAACACTCCGCCGATGCCGGGCGCCGCCGACCCGACCGAGCTGCCCGACTACGGCAACACCGCGGACGCCGTCGTCGCGCTGGCCGCGACCGGCGCCACCAAGGAGGCGGCCGGGGCGCTGACCTGGCTGCAGCAGAACTCCGCGGCCTGGGCCAAGGAGGGCGGCCCCGCCGCCTGGGCCCAGCTGATCTTCGCCGCGAACGCCATGGGCGTGGACCCGCGCGCCTTCGGCTCGGTCGACCTCCTCAAGGAGCTGGGCGCCACCGGTCCCGCGCCGCAGAGCTCGCCGTCCGCCACCGCCTCGGCGAGCGAGAAGAAGGACGAGGGCTCCGGCTCCTTCGACCTGTGGTGGATCATCGGCATCGGCATGGTCGTCGGCGTCGGGATCGGCTTCCTGTTGAGCGGGCGCAAGAAGTGA
- a CDS encoding MBL fold metallo-hydrolase gives MTQVTEHGGGVWSIQVPIPDNPLGHTLVHLLDTDRGPVLVDTGWDDPASWSELGAGLAALGTSVRDVHGVVITHHHPDHHGLSGKVREESGAWIAMHSADTAVVRRTRESEPGAWLDYLARKLAAVGAPEEHTAPLLAARSAGRMRTLPGLRSALPDREIVPGELLDLAGRRLRAIWTPGHTPGHVCLHLEEEHPARLPGRGRLFSGDHLLPGISPHIGLYEDPDDATVTDPLGDYLDSLERIGRLGVAEVLPAHQYAFADAAGRVRELLDHHEERLTGLLALLAAAPLTPWQLAERMEWNRPWEQIPYGSRNIAVSEAEAHVRRLVKLGRAEAVAGTDPVAYVAV, from the coding sequence ATGACGCAGGTGACCGAACACGGCGGAGGCGTCTGGTCGATCCAGGTCCCCATCCCCGACAACCCGCTCGGGCACACCCTGGTCCACCTCCTCGACACCGACCGCGGCCCCGTCCTCGTCGACACCGGCTGGGACGACCCCGCCTCCTGGAGCGAACTCGGCGCGGGACTCGCCGCGTTGGGCACGTCCGTACGGGACGTCCACGGGGTCGTCATCACCCACCACCACCCCGACCACCACGGCCTGTCGGGCAAGGTCCGCGAGGAGTCCGGCGCGTGGATCGCGATGCACTCCGCCGACACCGCCGTCGTCCGCCGCACGCGCGAGTCCGAGCCCGGCGCCTGGCTCGACTACCTCGCCCGCAAACTGGCCGCCGTCGGCGCCCCCGAGGAGCACACCGCCCCGCTCCTCGCCGCCCGCTCGGCCGGCCGGATGCGCACCCTGCCCGGACTGCGCTCCGCCCTCCCCGACCGCGAGATCGTCCCCGGCGAACTCCTCGACCTCGCGGGACGGCGACTGCGCGCGATCTGGACCCCCGGCCACACACCCGGCCATGTCTGCCTCCACCTGGAGGAGGAGCACCCCGCGCGACTGCCCGGCCGCGGCCGCCTCTTCTCCGGCGACCACCTGCTGCCCGGGATCTCCCCGCACATCGGCCTCTACGAGGACCCGGACGACGCGACCGTCACCGACCCCCTCGGCGACTACCTGGACTCGCTGGAGCGCATCGGACGCCTGGGCGTGGCCGAGGTGCTCCCCGCCCACCAGTACGCGTTCGCGGACGCCGCCGGCCGGGTCCGGGAGCTGCTCGACCACCACGAGGAGCGGCTGACCGGACTGCTCGCCCTGCTCGCTGCCGCCCCGCTCACCCCGTGGCAGCTCGCCGAGCGCATGGAGTGGAACCGCCCCTGGGAGCAGATCCCGTACGGCTCCCGGAACATCGCGGTCAGCGAGGCCGAGGCCCATGTGCGCCGCCTGGTGAAGCTGGGCCGCGCGGAGGCCGTGGCGGGCACGGACCCGGTCGCGTACGTCGCAGTGTGA